A genome region from Trichoderma asperellum chromosome 7, complete sequence includes the following:
- a CDS encoding uncharacterized protein (EggNog:ENOG41) translates to MPPSVECYLLAPTNDVPNSQLPVILYRDVLPEPRNEETTTKFLTAYGWEKRGTWGHISMRHFHPNTHECYGIFQGNSTLLLGKIEDGDGVQVDVHTGDVIVLPAGTAHSSLESYDDYRYIGVYPKECPKWITEKGKQPAASFASMIRAVPTPQADPAYGKQGPLVALWNTKLEAKL, encoded by the exons ATGCCCCCGTCTGTTGAATGCTATCTCCTGGCTCCGACAAATGACGTACCGAACAGCCAGCTGCCGGTGATCCTCTATCGAGATGTTCTGCCCGAGCCTCGAAATGAAGAGACGACGACAAAGTTTTTAACAGCTTATGGCTGGGAAAAGAGA GGAACCTGGGGGCATATCTCAATGCGGCACTTCCACCCAAATACGCATGAATGCTACG GCATCTTCCAAGGCAATTCGACGCTGCTCTTGGGAAAGATTGAGGATGGAGACGGCGTTCAAGTCGATGTGCACACTGGCGACGTAATTGTCCTTCCAGCCGGAACAGCTCATTCTTCTCTAGAGAGCTATGATGACTATCGTTATATTGGCGTCTATCCGAAA GAGTGTCCCAAATGGATAACTGAGAAAGGCAAGCAGCCTGCGGCTTCTTTCGCCTCGATGATCCGAGCGGTTCCCACGCCGCAGGCTGATCCAGCGTACGGAAAGCAAGGGCCGCTAGTGGCGTTGTGGAACACAAAGCTGGAAGCAAAGTTGTAG